TCCCTGCCGGCCGGCGGCGGCACCGTCCTGTCCAGCCGGTATGACGGCGGGGCCGACCTGTCCGGCGGCCAGTGGCAGCGGGTCGCGCTGGCCCGGATGTTCCGCGCGGTGGCCGGCGGCGCCCGCGTGCTCGTCCTGGACGAGCCCACCGCCGCCCTCGACGTGCGGGCCGAGGCGGACTTCTTCGACCGCGTCCTCGCCCTCTCCGAAGGACTCACCACCGTCATGATCTCCCACCGCTTCGCCACGATCCGGCGCGCCGACCACATCGTCGTGCTCGACGGCGGCGCCGTCGCCGAACAGGGTTCGCACCCGGAGTTGATGGCCGCTGGCGGCCGCTATGCCGACCTGTTCCTGCTCCAGGCCGAACGCTTCGAGGCGGCCGACCCGGCGGCCGGGCAGACGCGGGAGGCGGTCCGTTGACCTCCGCGCTGCGCGCCGTCCGCGGTCAGCTCGCGCTGGCCTGGCGCACCGACCCGCGCCGCTTCGTCTTCGCCTCCCTGCTGTTGCTGATCGGCTACCTGGCCACGCCGGTGATCGCGCTGCTGCTCAAGGAGCTGACCGACCGCGTGGTGGCGGCCTCGTACGGCGCCGTACCGTGGCTGTGCGCGGCCTGCGCCGGCGCCCTGATCCTCGAGCTGATGCTCGGTCACTTCGCGCACCTGCTCTACTTCGAGGTCGGCGAGATGGCCGAGGCCGCGCTGCACGGCGAGTTGATGCGCCACGCCAACGGCTCGCCGTCGCTCGAGGACATCAACAGCCCGGGCTTCACCGACACGCTCACTCTGGCGATGGACGGGCTGCCCAAGACCCGGGCCGCGCTGGAATCCACGCTGCAGCTGATCGGCATCGCCCTGCAGACCGCGCTCTCCACCTTCCTGCTCGCCACGATCACGCCCTGGCTGGTGCTGCTGCCCGTGGTCGCCGCGCTGCCGGTCGCGCTCGGGCGCACTGCCCAGCAGGTGACCGAGCGCGCCCGCGAACAGACCGTGCAGAAAACCCGCCTCAGCAGGCATCTGATCCAGCTGGCCACCGAGCCCGCGTCGGTGTGCGAGCTGCGCATCCAGGGCTCGGCCGCCCTGGTGCGCCGACGCCAGCAGACCGCCTGGCGCGAGTCCGGCGCGGTGCTGAACCGGGCCGGCTACCGGGCCGCCGCGATCCGCTCGGCCGGGCAGCTCGGCTTCGCCCTCGCCTACGGCGGCGCCATCGCCCTGGTTGTGCGTCAGGCCGTCGACGGCCGGGTCGGCATCGGCGACGTGGTGCTGCTGATCACCCTGGCCGTACAGATCAGCAGCCAGGTCGCCACCGGGCTGGGCCTGCTCACCTCGCTGCAGGACTTCGGGCACACCTTCGACCGGCTCGACACGGTGGCGGCGCGCACCCCGCGGCCGGCCGCCCCGGCAAGCCGGACGCGTCCGGCGGAGCGGCGTCCGCCCGAGACTCTGCGGTCCGGGATCGCGCTGGAGAAGGTCGGTTTCCGCTACCCCGGCGCCGACCGGGCCGTGCTGCACGAGGTCGACCTGACCCTGCCGGCCGGCGAGACCATCGCGCTGGTGGGGGAGAACGGGGCCGGCAAGAGCACGCTGGTCAAACTGCTGTGCGGGCTCTACCAGCCGACCTCCGGCCGGATCCTGGTGGACGGGGTGGACCTGCGCGAGATCGACCCGGCCGCCTGGTTCGCCCGGATCGCGCCGCTGTTCCAGGACTTCGCTCGGCTGCACCTGAGCCTGCGCGAGAGCGTCGGGGTCGGCGCCGTCGCCGCGATCGACGACGGGCCGCGGGTGCTCGGCGCGCTCGATCAGGCCCGGGCGCGACGGGTGCTCCAGCGGGTGCCCGAAGGGCTCGACGGCCTGCTCGGCCGGGAGTACGGCCCGGGCACGGAACTGTCCGGCGGACAGTGGCAGCTCGTCGGCCTGGCCCGCACCCTGATGGCCGCGGACCCGCTGATCCTCGTGCTCGACGAGCCGGCCGCCGCGCTCGACGCGACCGCGGAGCACGCGCTGTTCGAACGGTTCGGCTCCGCCGCCCGGCAGGCCGGCACCGATCGCGGAGCACTGACCCTGTTCACCTCGCACCGCTTCTCCACGGTCCGGATGGCCGACCGGATCATCGTGTTCGAAGGCGGCCGCGTCGTGCAGAACGGCGGCCACGACGCGCTGATGCGGGCCGACGGCCCCTACGCGGAGCTGTTCCTGCTGCACGCCCGCGGCTACCGGCACGATGCCGTGGACGCCCCGCCGGACCGGGATGAGCCGGCCGGCTAGCCGGCCGCCTGCGGCACCCACCCCGGGCCGGGGCGCGGGGGCGGGCGGCCGTGGAAGGTGAACGGCGGGAGACATTCGAGGAAACGGAAATCGGAGGATGCGTTGACACGAGCGACCACCATCCAGCGGACGGGCGCGGCGGCGCGCGACGTCCCCGCCTCCGCCCCGTACGGGTCCGAAGGCGAGATCACGCCGGCCGAACGCGAACTGCTCGGCTACCTGGCCCAGGGCCTCGCCCTGGCCGTCATCGCCCGGCGGACGTACACCTCGGAGCGTACCCTGCGCCGCCGGATCAGGATCCTGTGCGAGCGGATCGGGGTGGACACGCTGATCGAGGCGGTCGCCTGGGCCGCTCGCAGGGGCCTGATCTGACCGCCGCCGGCCGGGAACGGACCGATCCCCGGGCCGCCGGGGCCCCACCGAGACGAAGAGGAGTGTGCAGATGCGGGTAGGTTTCATCGGCGCCGGGTTGATGGGTGCTCCGATGGTGCAGCGGCTGATCGAGGCCGGGCACGAGGTCGTGGTGCACGTGCGCGATCCGGCCCGGCGCCCCGAGGGATGGACCACGACCGGCTCGATCGCCGAGGCGGTGGAGGGCGCCGAGGTCGTCTGCACGGTCCTGCCGGACACCGAGCAGGTGCGCGAGGTCGTCGGTGCCGTCCTGTCCGTCGCGGCCCCCGGCACCGTCCTGCTCGAGATGACCACACACGCCCCGGCCGTGGCCCGGGAACTGGCCGCCGAGGCCGAAGCCCGCGGGATCGTGTACCTCGACTGCCCCGCGGCCGGCGGCGTGCCGGCCGTGCGCACCGGGACGCTCGGGATCTGGGTCGGCGGCCCGGCAGACGCGCTCGAACGCGCCCGGCCGGTGCTCGCTGCGATCGGCGACGAGGCGAAATTGCGCCACTGCGGCCCGGTCGGTGCCGGGCTGGTGGTCAAACTGGTCAACAACTACCTCGTCGCGGTCAACGCCGTCGCGTCCGGCGAAGCGCTCGCGGTGGTCCGCGAGGCCGGCGTCGACCCGCGGGTGGCGATCGAGGCGATCGTCACCGGCGGCGGCGGAAGCAACGCCCAACTGGCCAACCTCTACCCCAACCGGGTTCTCGCCGGCGACTTCGAGCCCGGATTCAAGCTCGGCCTGATGCTCAAGGACCTGCGACACGCGATCGACCTGGCCGAGCAGACGAAGGTGCCGCTGCATCCCGGACCGGCCGTGCGTGACCGTATCGCCGAAGCCGGCGAGGTCTACGGGCACGAGGTCGACTTCGGCTCGGTGGCCCGCCTCTACGGCTGGTGAGCCCGGCCCGTCCCCTCCCCTTCTCCGAGTTCTACCCCTGCGAAGACGGAAAGGTCGTCCGTTGCCGTACCAGGTCCGCCAAGCCCGCGAAGAACAGGACGTGCGCCGCTGCTGGCCGGTGTTCCGGGAGCTGCGCCTGAACATCCCGAGCGAGGAGGAGTACGTCGCGCGCTGGAAGCGCCAGTGCGACGAGGCCTATCAGATCGTGTACATCGAGGTGGACGGCGAGGTCCGCGCCGTCGGCGGCTACCGCCTGGTGCACTCGATGGCCTGGGGCCGCATCCTCTACCTCGACGACCTCGGCGCGCTCGCCGAGCACCAGGGCTCCGGCCTGGGCAGCGCGATCCTCGCCCACCTCCAGGCGGAGGCCCGGCGGCTCGGCTGCGAGGCCGTCCACCTCGACACCGGCTACCACCGGCAGAAGGCGCACCGGGCCTATCTGCGCAACGGCTTCGTGCTCGACAGCCACCACCTGCAATGGAAGGCCGGCCCGGCATGAGAGACCTGCTGACCTGCCACGAGAAGCTCGCCGCGGACCACCCCGGCGACCCGGCGATCGTCTACCACCGCGGCCCGGCCGGCCCGCTCACCCTCACCTGGGGCGAGCTGTGGGCCCGGGCCGGGCAGCTGCGGGAGGACCTGCTGCGCGGGGCGGCCCGCCCCGGGCACGTCAGCGCCCTGACCCTGCAGGACACGCCCGACCTGGTGCCGATGCTGCTCGCGCTGTGGCAGCTCGACTGCCCGCCGGTGCTGCTCGACCCGACCTGGGGGGCCGAGCTCACCCGGTCGGTGCTCGCCCACAGCACCCCGGCCTTCCACGTCGCGCTCACCCCGGCCGTCGCCACCGAGCCGATCCCGCAGCGCCCCGGGGACAGCGCCGCCCCGCCCGACGCCGCGTTCATCGGCTACACCTCCGGCAGCACCGGGGACCCGAAGGCGATCGTGTTCAACCACGACCGCCTCTACGCCGGCACCCTGGGCAACGTCGCCGCTTCGCTGCGCCTGCACGGGAGCCGGCCCGCCCGGATCGCCCGGTCCATGCGGATGTCCGGCTCCGGTGTGATCAACCTGCACCACACCTGGGGCGCGGTCCTCGGCGCCTGCGTGGTCGTGTTGCCGGAGCTGACGGTGGCCACCGCCCGCGACTACTGGGCGCGCATCCAGGACGAGGGCATCGAGCAGACCTTCCTCGTCCCGCAGCTGGTCGAACTGGTCAACCGGCTCGCCGCGGACCGCGACCCGGACCGGCCGGGACCGGTGTGCTTCACCGGCAGCGCGCCGCTCGCGCCGCACACCCAGGACCGGTTCCAGCGCCGCTTCGGCCTGCCGCTGTACAACGCTTACGGCCTGTCCGAGACCTCCTCCGCAGCCTTCTTCGGCCACCGCGGCCCGGACGGGCTCGCCACCAACAGCATCGGTGTGCCCGAGCGCGCCGCGGCCCGGCTGCGCGACCGGGAGGGCCGGGTCGTCGACGGCATCGGCGAGGGCGAGATCGAGCTGAGCGGTGATCAGGTCTTCGGCGGCTACTACCGCAACCCGAAGGCCACCGCGGAGACCTTGGTCGACGGCTGGCTGCGCACCGGCGATATCGCCCGCCGCGACGAAGAGGGCTACTACCACCTCGTCGGACGAAGCAAGGACGCGGTGATGAAGGGCAGCTACGCGATCTACCTCACCGAGGTGGAGGAGGCGATATCAGCCCACGAAGACATTCTGGAGGCCGCGGCCGTTCCGCTGCGCCTCGCCGACAGCACCGAGGACATCGGCTGCCTGGTCCGGCTGACCGAGGGCGCCGCCACCGCGCCCGTGAAGATCCTGGCCTGGCTGCGCGAAGCCCTCGGCCCGCAGCGGGCGCCCTGCCGCATCGTCGTCACCGACGAGCCGCTGCCGCGCGGCGGCCAGGACAAGCTCGACCGGCCGAACATCGCCGCCCGCTGGGACGCACTGCCCAACGTCCCGCGCTCGCTGCGCAGTACGTGGAGCGAACAGGGCCGGGCCGGATGAGGCGGCGGCGCACGTGATCACCGGCCTGACCCACGTGACCCTGCAGAGCCCGATCGACGCCGGCCGGGCGCTCGGCGTGCAGCTCGGCTTCACGGAGGAGTTCGTCGACCAAGTCGAGCTCCCCGCGGGCTTCGAGGCGATCGGCGACGCCGGGCAGACCTGGCTCCCGCTCGGCATGCTGGCCGCGGAAGAGGGCATCCGCCTGGAGTTCGTCGAGCACGCCGCCCCCGCCGACGGGCCAGGCGCGTACACGCCGCTGTTCGCCGGCCCCCCGCCGCGCGCGACCGCGCCCCCGTGGAGCGCGCTGGAGCGTCCCCGCATGGCGGACCTGCTGCGGCGCGCGAAACTGCTGGGCGACCCGGTCACCGTCCGCTTCGAGGCGTGCCACGCCGAAGCCTGGTGCGACGCGTCCGGAACCGGCGCAGGCATCGCGGGGCTCGTGATACACGCCGAAGACCTCGATGCCGAAGTGGAGTTCTGGTCCAAGCTGCTACGCGTGCGGTGGCGGGGCCGGGAGCCCGACGCGGTCTGGGGCACCATCCCGTCCCTCGTCGCGGCCTCGACCGAACTGTTGCTCATCCGCGAAGCCGACGCGCCGGGCGTCCACGCGATGAACGACCGTGGCTTCCCCTCGATCGGCGTCTACAGCACCGCCATCGACACCGACTACGAGCGGGTCGTGAAGCTCGGCGCCACTCCGGTCGCCGCGCCGATCGCGACAATGGTCGGTGGACGTGGCGTCCGCATGGCCCTGATCGCGTCGCCGGGCGGAGCGCCCGTCGAACTGCTGACGCTCGCCAAGCCCATCTGAGGAAAGCTCGACCGAACAAGGAACATGCGAAAGGAAGAACCAACCATGGGAAACCGGCTCGAAGGCCCGGTGCTGGAGGGATCCCTCGTGCGCCTGGAACCGCTGGAGCACCACCACGCGGCCGACCTCGCCGCG
This genomic window from Actinospica robiniae DSM 44927 contains:
- a CDS encoding ABC transporter ATP-binding protein, with product MTSALRAVRGQLALAWRTDPRRFVFASLLLLIGYLATPVIALLLKELTDRVVAASYGAVPWLCAACAGALILELMLGHFAHLLYFEVGEMAEAALHGELMRHANGSPSLEDINSPGFTDTLTLAMDGLPKTRAALESTLQLIGIALQTALSTFLLATITPWLVLLPVVAALPVALGRTAQQVTERAREQTVQKTRLSRHLIQLATEPASVCELRIQGSAALVRRRQQTAWRESGAVLNRAGYRAAAIRSAGQLGFALAYGGAIALVVRQAVDGRVGIGDVVLLITLAVQISSQVATGLGLLTSLQDFGHTFDRLDTVAARTPRPAAPASRTRPAERRPPETLRSGIALEKVGFRYPGADRAVLHEVDLTLPAGETIALVGENGAGKSTLVKLLCGLYQPTSGRILVDGVDLREIDPAAWFARIAPLFQDFARLHLSLRESVGVGAVAAIDDGPRVLGALDQARARRVLQRVPEGLDGLLGREYGPGTELSGGQWQLVGLARTLMAADPLILVLDEPAAALDATAEHALFERFGSAARQAGTDRGALTLFTSHRFSTVRMADRIIVFEGGRVVQNGGHDALMRADGPYAELFLLHARGYRHDAVDAPPDRDEPAG
- a CDS encoding LuxR C-terminal-related transcriptional regulator — translated: MTRATTIQRTGAAARDVPASAPYGSEGEITPAERELLGYLAQGLALAVIARRTYTSERTLRRRIRILCERIGVDTLIEAVAWAARRGLI
- a CDS encoding NAD(P)-dependent oxidoreductase — translated: MRVGFIGAGLMGAPMVQRLIEAGHEVVVHVRDPARRPEGWTTTGSIAEAVEGAEVVCTVLPDTEQVREVVGAVLSVAAPGTVLLEMTTHAPAVARELAAEAEARGIVYLDCPAAGGVPAVRTGTLGIWVGGPADALERARPVLAAIGDEAKLRHCGPVGAGLVVKLVNNYLVAVNAVASGEALAVVREAGVDPRVAIEAIVTGGGGSNAQLANLYPNRVLAGDFEPGFKLGLMLKDLRHAIDLAEQTKVPLHPGPAVRDRIAEAGEVYGHEVDFGSVARLYGW
- a CDS encoding GNAT family N-acetyltransferase; amino-acid sequence: MPYQVRQAREEQDVRRCWPVFRELRLNIPSEEEYVARWKRQCDEAYQIVYIEVDGEVRAVGGYRLVHSMAWGRILYLDDLGALAEHQGSGLGSAILAHLQAEARRLGCEAVHLDTGYHRQKAHRAYLRNGFVLDSHHLQWKAGPA
- a CDS encoding class I adenylate-forming enzyme family protein, which translates into the protein MRDLLTCHEKLAADHPGDPAIVYHRGPAGPLTLTWGELWARAGQLREDLLRGAARPGHVSALTLQDTPDLVPMLLALWQLDCPPVLLDPTWGAELTRSVLAHSTPAFHVALTPAVATEPIPQRPGDSAAPPDAAFIGYTSGSTGDPKAIVFNHDRLYAGTLGNVAASLRLHGSRPARIARSMRMSGSGVINLHHTWGAVLGACVVVLPELTVATARDYWARIQDEGIEQTFLVPQLVELVNRLAADRDPDRPGPVCFTGSAPLAPHTQDRFQRRFGLPLYNAYGLSETSSAAFFGHRGPDGLATNSIGVPERAAARLRDREGRVVDGIGEGEIELSGDQVFGGYYRNPKATAETLVDGWLRTGDIARRDEEGYYHLVGRSKDAVMKGSYAIYLTEVEEAISAHEDILEAAAVPLRLADSTEDIGCLVRLTEGAATAPVKILAWLREALGPQRAPCRIVVTDEPLPRGGQDKLDRPNIAARWDALPNVPRSLRSTWSEQGRAG
- a CDS encoding VOC family protein yields the protein MITGLTHVTLQSPIDAGRALGVQLGFTEEFVDQVELPAGFEAIGDAGQTWLPLGMLAAEEGIRLEFVEHAAPADGPGAYTPLFAGPPPRATAPPWSALERPRMADLLRRAKLLGDPVTVRFEACHAEAWCDASGTGAGIAGLVIHAEDLDAEVEFWSKLLRVRWRGREPDAVWGTIPSLVAASTELLLIREADAPGVHAMNDRGFPSIGVYSTAIDTDYERVVKLGATPVAAPIATMVGGRGVRMALIASPGGAPVELLTLAKPI